The Ktedonobacteraceae bacterium genome contains the following window.
AATATTAACTATATCCTTTACTACTATACAGTCAAAGGCAGGGAATGTCAAGTCTTTAGATGGGGTTTTGTTTCTGGCAGAAGAGAAGAAGCCCTCACCGGTTGGTGAGGGCTTCTTCCGAATACAGGTGGTTTGATTAAGCCTTCTTAAAGGTGCAGGACACTTTACCGAATTGGAGTGTATCGCCATCTTTGATAGGAGTGGGCTTATCGGGTTCCAGGCGCTTGCCGTTGACGCGCGTAGAGTTGGTGCTATTCAAGTCGGTGAGCGTGTAGGTGCTGCCGATATGCTCAAGCGTGGCGTGAATGCGCGAGACGGTATCAGACCCTTGCATAGTACTCAGGTCTACCTCTGGATCGAGGCCGCCGATATCGTGGTCGGCGCGTCCCACCATGGCGCGTTCGCCGGAAAGTCTTATCTCTTTCCCGTCGCTAAAGGTCAGGACACCCCATACGGCATTGGGATCGAATGCTGATTGGTTAGCCGGTTTTGGCACAATAGGTTTGCGAGCCGGTATGGTCTGCGATGACGGCGAGACATCCGTCTGTATTGTGGTCGGAGCCGGTTGCACCGGTTGTGGTTGCACCGGAGGCGTATAGACCGGAACAGAGGGCTTTCTGGGCGGCTGCGGCGCGGGCGGTATCTCCGGTTTAGCTGATCCCGGTATCATCGTAATCGTTGGCTTCGGCATTACCGGTGGCTCCTGCGGCGTAGGTGGCACGTATGGCTGCGGTTGTGCCGGTGGCTGCGGCGCTGGCTTAGGCGGTTGCGCCGGAGGGGTATAAACGGGCACAGGCGGTTTCTGCTGAGTTGGTGGCTGTTGCTGAGCTGGCGGAGTATATGCCGGAATGGTTGGCGCCGGCGCAGGGGTCGAAGGCAAAATGGTCGCCTGTGAAGGCGAACTCGCCTGGAACGTCGAGGCGCCGCACTTCGGGCAGAAAGCCAGTCCGGGCTTGATCTCCGCCTTACAATTTGGACACAGCGTCTTTAGTGACTTCCCACACCCGCTACAGAATGTATCTCCTTCCTCATAAGGGGTGTTGCAGCTGGGGCAGCGCAGCTTAGCAGATGTGGCAGGCAAGGCATTGACCACGTTGGAGGCGGGTGGAACATACTGCGGCACCTGGGGAGGTGGCAGGTACTGTGGTGGAGGTGGCGCCCACTGCTGCTGAAGCATGGGCATGATTTGCACCGGGACAGGTCCTAAGCGTACATTTGGGTACTGTTGATGTATCAGGCTGTCCACGGCGTTGAGTACCTGGTTGCCCAGGCTGGCCTGGCGAATGGCGCCCGCGCCCGCGGTAATCATCAGCGGCCACAGGACGGGGGCAGCGACCAGGCCAACCGCGCCCACGGCGGCTTTATCTATCCATTTTTGCTGCCCGATCATCGCCACGACGCCGCCCGAAGTGCGCTGGAGAATTACGCTCAAAGCTGCCTGAAGACCGATCAGGGCCTCCAGGTCGCCGCCTTTCTTCAACTGTACCATTACCTGGTTTCCACCGCCGATCTGCTGCACCTGGTAGCCCTGGATGCGGTACATATTTTCAAGATCATTGGCGAGCCGTTCAATATCTATTTCTTCGCTATTGTAAAACCTGGCATCCATTCTTCTCTCTCCTTCAGACTTGTTTTGCTTGCTTTATGATACATTTTTCAAGCCGCTTATATGATTGCCGCGAGCATCTGGTAACGTACACAGCAAACCGTCACAGCATTAACAATTCTTCGCCTTCATTTACGATTGTCGACGCTTAAGGTTGGAGGAATATTTGTCCCACGTGAAGAGTATATCATGTGATCGATGCCGCTGCTTAAAGATACACTGTCCGTTCGCGTTTAAAATCGTAGAGCGCAACTATCTTGCGTTGCGCTCTATGACAGAGGGCGATTGCCTCGCGTCGAGCGTCATCCAGGCACGTATAAATGCAGGTAATATCGAGGTAGCAATAGTTTGTTTGTGGGTTGATCCAGGTGCCGAGCCAACAATTTTTCTCCTTGAAAAAGTCGGCGTTCTTATGAATGAATGCCGTCACTTCTCCGGCAAGATTCGCATCCGGTGGCAAGATCACCGTCCGATCAGGATATTTCGGTAGTCCCCACGCTTCGACAAACGAGAGGAATTGATACGTATCCGGGCTGGAGGTCGTTCCACCGTGTTCCAGCGTGGCAATACAGACCTCCAGCACATAGCGTTCAAAGTAATAGTGTTCCAGGAACTGGTGAGATTCCTCGCGCCACTCCAGAGCGGAGCAAGAGTCGCCCCTACTATACTGGCTCGATTTCAACATATTCAACCTACCTGTACAGTTACGAAGTGATAGCCGGTTCCACCGCCGGGTACGGTGCCTGTTTTCTTGCTCGTTTGAACCGCTCCGGTGCCGTCGGTCGAACGCGCAACGAGCTTGTAGCGGCCTGGAAGCAGCGGCGTCCACTCCCAGGTCCATAGCACCCACGTGTCCTGGGAAAGCGGCGGGTCAAGCTTCGCTGAATTCCATGATGTACCACCATCGACACTGACCTCTACCTTTGAGATGCCCCGATTCCCCGCGAAGGCGATGCCGCCGATTTGAATACGGGAACTGAATGGGATATGGCCAAAGGGACGGTCAATGCGCGTGATGGTGTGCAATGGCCCATTGTACCATCCCTGATCTGAGTAGAGGCCGCCCACGAAATGATCGGTTAATTCGACACGTGTGAGCCACTTCGGATTTTCCTCGCCATAGCGGCCAGGGATCAAGACACGCAGCGGATAGCCATGGCGCATTGGCAGCTCCACGCCGTTCATACGCCAGGCCAGAATCGGATCGACGGCGAGTACTTCGTCGAGTGGCAGGCTCACGGTATAGCCATCGACGCCATAAAAGGCGATATAACGGGCGCCAGGTTGCGCGCCGCCATGTTTTTCCAGCAATGTTTGCAGCCTTATACCCTGCCAGATAGCGGTGCTGATGAGATGCCCGCCGACACCGCTCGCGATACATTCAAGCGTGATGGCCCGCGAGACGGAGGGCAGGCTCTGGATTTCCTCGTATGTGTATGTTCCAGCCTGCCCGACAAGCCCTCCTACTTCCAACCGCCAGATAGTGATATCAACTGTGGGGTCGATGGCATTCTGGGTGACAACGTAGTGCTCATTGCTAGGAGTAATGGGAGCGGTGAAACCATTTATAGGAAATGTTTCCGAACCATCATAGGCAGCATAATTATTCAGATATGCCTTCACTATTGCCCCCGCGCCTGCTGCCGCACCAATACCCAGGGCTGCTACGCCTGCACGGGCAAGAAATTGCCGCCGCCCGCGTGATATCGCTGTATTATTGTCAAACTGTTGTTCAGGCAACAGAATGTAACAGATGAGACAAAGGGCAAGGCTATAGATGCTGAAATCGGCCAGCAGGCCAATCGCCGTAACCACCCTGGCCCATTCTAAAGGTAAACCAATAAAGCTTTGTGCAATCTCGCCCCAGAATAGAATGATACCAACTGCAGTCATCGCAAGCGCCAGAAACGCAGCTGCCAGCCATGCACGCCGCGAGGGTCGGTTATTTGACGCCGGTACTCTCGCATGTACAAATGCGGCGTAGGGCAGTCCAAACGCTGTTCCGAGAGCGATCATACCCAGCAAGGTCAGACCGAGCGGGATGGTTTTAGAATGTGGGCTGAATTCCAGCAGAAGATTGACGAATTGGTAAACGGTCAGTTGCTTAAGGACGTGATCGCCTAAAAGCTCTACAGGCGTTGGCACGCCGGCAGCTAGACGTAATATGCCCATCAATATTACAGCCAGCAAAGATGCTATCAAACCGGCCGCTAATGCTGCAAGACTCGAAGCCAGCAAGTATTTTATACTATGTGGCCTGTCCAGGGGCTGTTTTTCATCAATGCCCTTTTTGTGTTGAATGGTTCGCACGTTGTAGTCCTTTCATTATCAGCCACCAGCGCCTGTCTAGATTCGCAACCGCGATCATGGCGGCAACAGCCAGCCCTATCACTACCGGCCAGTAGACGAATTTATAATAAGGAGTCCAATCGGGCACCGGGTGAGGGCGTCCAGGTATGCCCTTAAAAAAGTAGCCATAGATGGAACTGAGCGTAAAAAACCAAACTACGATAATTGCCAACCTTCTACCCACCAGCATTTTATGCTTCCAGAGCGGGCCGATCAGCACCGGCACCCAGAGCAGGAGCGTGGTGGCGTACCAGGAAAATACATGGG
Protein-coding sequences here:
- a CDS encoding FHA domain-containing protein — its product is MDARFYNSEEIDIERLANDLENMYRIQGYQVQQIGGGNQVMVQLKKGGDLEALIGLQAALSVILQRTSGGVVAMIGQQKWIDKAAVGAVGLVAAPVLWPLMITAGAGAIRQASLGNQVLNAVDSLIHQQYPNVRLGPVPVQIMPMLQQQWAPPPPQYLPPPQVPQYVPPASNVVNALPATSAKLRCPSCNTPYEEGDTFCSGCGKSLKTLCPNCKAEIKPGLAFCPKCGASTFQASSPSQATILPSTPAPAPTIPAYTPPAQQQPPTQQKPPVPVYTPPAQPPKPAPQPPAQPQPYVPPTPQEPPVMPKPTITMIPGSAKPEIPPAPQPPRKPSVPVYTPPVQPQPVQPAPTTIQTDVSPSSQTIPARKPIVPKPANQSAFDPNAVWGVLTFSDGKEIRLSGERAMVGRADHDIGGLDPEVDLSTMQGSDTVSRIHATLEHIGSTYTLTDLNSTNSTRVNGKRLEPDKPTPIKDGDTLQFGKVSCTFKKA
- a CDS encoding molybdopterin-dependent oxidoreductase, with translation MRTIQHKKGIDEKQPLDRPHSIKYLLASSLAALAAGLIASLLAVILMGILRLAAGVPTPVELLGDHVLKQLTVYQFVNLLLEFSPHSKTIPLGLTLLGMIALGTAFGLPYAAFVHARVPASNNRPSRRAWLAAAFLALAMTAVGIILFWGEIAQSFIGLPLEWARVVTAIGLLADFSIYSLALCLICYILLPEQQFDNNTAISRGRRQFLARAGVAALGIGAAAGAGAIVKAYLNNYAAYDGSETFPINGFTAPITPSNEHYVVTQNAIDPTVDITIWRLEVGGLVGQAGTYTYEEIQSLPSVSRAITLECIASGVGGHLISTAIWQGIRLQTLLEKHGGAQPGARYIAFYGVDGYTVSLPLDEVLAVDPILAWRMNGVELPMRHGYPLRVLIPGRYGEENPKWLTRVELTDHFVGGLYSDQGWYNGPLHTITRIDRPFGHIPFSSRIQIGGIAFAGNRGISKVEVSVDGGTSWNSAKLDPPLSQDTWVLWTWEWTPLLPGRYKLVARSTDGTGAVQTSKKTGTVPGGGTGYHFVTVQVG